The following coding sequences lie in one Corynebacterium humireducens NBRC 106098 = DSM 45392 genomic window:
- the panB gene encoding 3-methyl-2-oxobutanoate hydroxymethyltransferase has translation MVSRMRTRHFAQAKAEGRKISCLTAYDAPTAAIFDEAGIDLLLVGDSAANVVLGQDSTLSITVEEMMTMATAVARGTERAFVVTDLPFGSYEVSPAQALETAARFMKQTGVAAVKIEGGVEIAPTIRTLVDAGIPVMAHIGYTPQSEHALGGYVVQGRGEAAEKLRADALAVQEAGAFAVVLEMVPAGIAGEITRELTIPTIGIGAGADTDGQVLVWTDAFGLTRGRTPRFARRYAEIGDMLLDAARAYRTDVESGSFPDESESFRDEQ, from the coding sequence ATGGTTTCCCGGATGCGTACCCGCCATTTCGCCCAGGCCAAGGCCGAGGGCCGCAAGATCTCCTGCCTGACCGCCTACGACGCGCCCACCGCCGCGATCTTCGATGAGGCGGGCATCGACCTGCTCCTCGTCGGCGATTCCGCCGCCAACGTCGTCCTGGGCCAGGACTCGACCCTGTCGATCACGGTCGAGGAGATGATGACCATGGCGACCGCCGTCGCCCGCGGCACCGAACGCGCCTTCGTGGTCACCGACCTGCCCTTCGGCTCCTACGAGGTCTCCCCCGCCCAGGCGCTGGAGACGGCCGCCCGGTTCATGAAGCAGACCGGTGTCGCCGCGGTGAAGATCGAGGGCGGCGTCGAGATCGCCCCGACGATCCGCACGCTCGTCGACGCCGGCATCCCCGTCATGGCCCACATCGGCTACACCCCGCAGTCCGAGCACGCCCTCGGCGGCTACGTCGTCCAGGGTCGCGGGGAGGCCGCGGAGAAGCTGCGCGCCGACGCCCTCGCCGTCCAGGAGGCCGGCGCCTTCGCCGTCGTCCTCGAGATGGTCCCCGCCGGCATCGCCGGGGAGATCACCCGCGAGCTCACCATCCCGACGATCGGCATCGGCGCCGGCGCCGACACCGACGGCCAGGTCCTCGTGTGGACCGACGCCTTCGGTCTCACGCGCGGCCGTACGCCGCGTTTCGCGCGTCGTTACGCGGAGATCGGGGACATGCTCCTCGACGCCGCCCGTGCCTACCGCACCGACGTCGAGTCCGGCTCCTTCCCGGACGAGTCCGAGTCCTTCCGGGACGAGCAGTGA
- a CDS encoding ABC transporter ATP-binding protein has product MTNHPHPPALSVRGLQAAFPGPGRTETTVLHGLDLDVPEGELLAVLGPSGCGKTTLLRVLAGLLPATAGQVDLAGRRVVDGPVSVAPERRGVGLVPQEASLFPHLDVAANVAFGLSRPRLWKRRGPVPPRVMELLEMVGIPELAHRMPSELSGGQAQRVALARALAPEPALVLLDEPFSALDAALRVRLRTDVREVLAASGATGLLVTHDQDEALSVADRVALLSAGQLVQVGTPSEVYSRPATAWVAEFVGTCSVLRGTLEGDTVTCALGTVEATCAEGVGSIGKVVIRPEQLRLSARPGIGVGATVGAVEYAGHSTLYRIRLHGAGEKLAVREQGPARFAVGDEVTVTPTAALHVVPTP; this is encoded by the coding sequence ATGACGAACCACCCCCACCCGCCGGCCCTGTCCGTCCGTGGTCTGCAGGCCGCGTTCCCGGGTCCGGGGCGCACCGAGACGACGGTGCTCCACGGCCTCGATCTCGACGTGCCCGAGGGTGAGCTCCTCGCCGTCCTCGGTCCCAGCGGCTGCGGCAAGACGACGCTGCTGCGCGTGCTGGCGGGCCTGCTGCCGGCGACGGCCGGGCAGGTGGATCTGGCGGGTCGCCGCGTCGTCGACGGCCCGGTGAGCGTCGCCCCCGAGCGGCGCGGCGTGGGGCTGGTGCCGCAGGAGGCGTCCCTGTTCCCGCATCTCGACGTCGCCGCCAACGTCGCCTTCGGCCTCTCCCGCCCCCGCCTGTGGAAGCGCCGTGGGCCCGTGCCGCCGCGGGTGATGGAGCTGCTCGAGATGGTCGGCATCCCGGAGCTCGCGCACCGCATGCCCTCCGAGCTGTCCGGTGGCCAGGCGCAGCGCGTCGCACTGGCCCGGGCACTGGCCCCCGAGCCCGCCCTCGTGCTTCTCGACGAACCCTTCTCCGCCCTCGACGCCGCCCTCCGCGTGCGCCTGCGTACCGACGTCCGCGAGGTGCTGGCAGCCAGCGGCGCCACCGGTCTGCTGGTCACCCACGACCAGGACGAGGCCCTCTCCGTCGCCGACCGCGTCGCCCTGCTTTCCGCGGGGCAGTTGGTCCAGGTGGGCACCCCCTCCGAGGTCTACTCCCGCCCGGCGACGGCGTGGGTGGCGGAGTTCGTCGGCACGTGTTCAGTGCTGCGCGGCACCCTCGAGGGCGACACCGTGACCTGCGCCCTCGGCACGGTCGAGGCGACCTGCGCGGAGGGTGTCGGGTCGATCGGCAAGGTGGTCATCCGCCCCGAGCAGCTGCGTCTGTCCGCCAGGCCGGGCATCGGCGTGGGCGCCACGGTCGGCGCGGTCGAGTACGCCGGCCACTCCACCCTGTACCGGATCCGTCTGCACGGCGCGGGGGAGAAGCTGGCGGTCCGCGAGCAGGGGCCGGCGCGTTTCGCCGTCGGCGACGAGGTCACGGTGACCCCCACGGCGGCGCTCCACGTCGTGCCCACGCCCTGA
- a CDS encoding iron ABC transporter substrate-binding protein codes for MRFTKRFAAAVVAVCGAAAGLVACGNGDSTDSAGTTGNTAAGDEGSLVIYSGRSEDLVAPLIADFTEETGIDVEVRYGSTAEQAQLLLTEGDASPAHVFLSQEAGALGLLEDQGMLTELPAETIASVAEGFSSEENQWVGVTGRARAVAYDSETVTEEEAPATIADMVDPKWKGQIGVAPGNASFLAFVTAMRVTEGEDATREWLEALAANEPKTYKKNGDILEAVDKGEIRVGLINHYYWYAAAAEQGTDMRAQLKFGEAGDLAGLVNATGVGILTKGAGRADAQAFVDYLLSEAGQTYFAQKTFEYPLVTGVAGPEGVPPLESLSAPDVDLAKLGTVEESAALVDEAGLTVD; via the coding sequence ATGCGCTTCACCAAGCGTTTCGCCGCAGCGGTGGTCGCCGTCTGCGGCGCCGCCGCCGGACTCGTCGCCTGCGGCAACGGTGACAGCACCGACAGCGCCGGCACCACCGGTAACACCGCCGCAGGTGACGAGGGTTCGCTCGTCATCTACTCGGGCCGCTCCGAGGACCTGGTCGCACCGCTGATCGCCGACTTCACCGAGGAGACCGGCATCGACGTGGAGGTCCGCTACGGCTCCACCGCCGAGCAGGCCCAGCTGCTGCTCACCGAGGGCGACGCCTCCCCGGCGCACGTCTTCCTCTCCCAGGAGGCCGGCGCACTCGGCCTCCTCGAGGACCAGGGCATGCTCACCGAGCTGCCGGCCGAGACCATCGCCAGCGTGGCGGAGGGCTTCTCCTCCGAGGAGAACCAGTGGGTCGGCGTCACCGGTCGTGCCCGCGCCGTCGCCTACGACTCGGAGACCGTCACCGAGGAGGAGGCCCCCGCCACCATCGCCGACATGGTCGACCCGAAGTGGAAGGGCCAGATCGGCGTCGCCCCGGGCAACGCCTCCTTCCTGGCCTTCGTCACCGCCATGCGCGTGACCGAGGGCGAGGACGCCACCCGCGAGTGGCTCGAGGCGCTCGCCGCCAACGAGCCGAAGACCTACAAGAAGAACGGTGACATCCTGGAGGCCGTCGACAAGGGCGAGATCCGGGTCGGCCTCATCAACCACTACTACTGGTACGCCGCGGCCGCGGAGCAGGGCACCGACATGCGTGCCCAGCTGAAGTTCGGCGAGGCCGGCGACCTGGCCGGTCTGGTCAACGCCACCGGCGTGGGCATCCTCACCAAGGGGGCGGGCCGCGCCGATGCGCAGGCCTTCGTCGACTACCTCCTCTCTGAGGCGGGCCAGACCTACTTCGCGCAGAAGACTTTCGAGTACCCGCTGGTCACCGGCGTGGCAGGCCCCGAGGGCGTGCCGCCGCTGGAGTCCCTCTCCGCGCCGGACGTCGATCTGGCGAAGCTGGGCACCGTCGAGGAGAGCGCCGCACTCGTCGACGAGGCCGGTCTCACCGTCGATTAG
- a CDS encoding ROK family protein produces the protein MATVFSRPRTPAAKCLHLVRLHQIVTRSELVEATGLSQPTITRAISALIGAGLVHERTDLTRSQGRGRPTIPLELTNHPALHAGIAVGTSTTYIGLFDTRGRTIRDADVPTPVAELTESDFIEHVMAGLNRLTAGLDRPLASVGVTTSGRVTDDGVVDAPNLGWHGVDFAGRLRYQFSVPVVVSAAVPAILGSEIQSAELPTGTDTSDTMALFADDSIGAAVADEQGVHQIDLPDSARGLTTAGVLDGRWPSVSAAAADPAARPVLDERARRLGELTADLAQQHSPATVVVAGSAFLDDPAAPKLFAAAVRARIPELQLRLIPTHREVVRAIARAVALDQTLREPLALYGATRGV, from the coding sequence ATGGCCACCGTCTTCTCACGTCCGCGCACCCCGGCGGCGAAATGCCTCCACCTGGTGCGACTGCACCAGATCGTCACGCGCAGCGAGCTCGTGGAGGCCACCGGCCTGTCCCAGCCCACCATCACCCGCGCCATCAGCGCACTGATCGGTGCGGGACTCGTCCACGAGCGCACCGACCTCACCCGCTCCCAGGGGCGCGGACGCCCGACGATCCCGCTCGAGCTGACCAACCACCCGGCGCTGCACGCGGGCATCGCGGTCGGCACCTCGACGACCTACATCGGGCTCTTCGACACCCGCGGACGCACCATCCGCGACGCCGACGTGCCCACCCCCGTCGCCGAACTCACCGAGTCCGACTTCATCGAGCACGTCATGGCCGGCCTCAACCGCCTCACCGCGGGCCTGGACCGCCCGCTGGCGTCGGTGGGCGTGACCACCTCCGGCCGGGTCACCGACGACGGCGTCGTCGACGCCCCCAACCTCGGCTGGCACGGCGTCGACTTCGCCGGCCGCCTGCGCTACCAGTTCTCCGTGCCCGTCGTCGTCTCCGCGGCGGTGCCCGCGATCCTCGGCTCCGAGATCCAGTCCGCGGAACTGCCCACCGGCACCGACACGAGCGACACGATGGCCCTGTTCGCCGACGACTCGATCGGCGCGGCCGTCGCCGATGAGCAGGGCGTCCACCAGATCGACCTGCCCGACTCCGCGCGCGGGCTGACCACTGCCGGCGTCCTCGACGGCCGCTGGCCCTCCGTCTCCGCGGCGGCCGCCGACCCCGCCGCCCGCCCCGTCCTCGACGAGCGTGCCCGCCGCCTCGGGGAACTCACCGCCGACCTGGCGCAGCAGCACTCCCCCGCCACCGTCGTCGTCGCCGGTTCCGCCTTCCTCGACGACCCCGCCGCCCCGAAACTCTTCGCCGCGGCCGTGCGGGCCCGGATCCCGGAGCTCCAGCTGCGCCTCATCCCGACCCACCGGGAGGTCGTCCGCGCCATCGCCCGCGCCGTCGCCCTGGATCAGACGCTGCGCGAGCCGCTGGCGCTCTACGGTGCGACGCGCGGGGTGTAG
- a CDS encoding MFS transporter has translation MSLRAILADTRPLQVPAYRRLWIANIATMIGAQLTVVAVPAQIYSITGSSAYVGLTGLFGLVPLVIFGLYGGSIADSFDKRKVLVGSTVGMIVTALTFWGLTVAGNTNAWWLLAVFSLQQAFFAVNQPTRTAVFRSILPLELLAAGSSLNMMLMQFGAIVGPLVAGALIPFIGYSWLYALDAALLIPTLGAVLALPALPPKGDVQRAGFRSIVDGLAYLRTQPVLMVAMLLDIIAMTFGMPRALYPEIAAVSFGEPGDGGIMLALLYSSMAAGAVLGGLLSGWVSRVVRQGLAVIVCIIAWGAAVVVAGGAVMLSPGAVTLWAWMVILMLVLGGAADMFSAALRTAILQQSAAEHVQGRIQGVYIIVVVGGPRMADVLHGWAAAPLGVGLTTLLGGALVIVGTLACAVLVPGFTNYLKPGPRDIAKQEP, from the coding sequence GTGAGTCTCCGCGCCATCCTGGCGGACACCCGCCCGCTCCAGGTCCCCGCCTACCGACGCCTGTGGATCGCCAACATCGCCACCATGATCGGCGCCCAGCTGACCGTCGTGGCCGTGCCGGCGCAGATCTACTCGATCACCGGCTCCTCCGCCTACGTCGGACTCACCGGACTCTTCGGCCTCGTGCCGCTGGTCATCTTCGGCCTGTACGGCGGGTCGATCGCGGACAGCTTCGACAAGCGGAAGGTGCTCGTCGGCTCGACGGTCGGCATGATCGTCACTGCGTTGACCTTCTGGGGCCTGACCGTGGCGGGCAACACCAACGCGTGGTGGCTGCTGGCCGTGTTCTCCCTGCAGCAGGCCTTCTTCGCGGTCAACCAGCCGACCCGCACGGCCGTGTTCCGGTCGATCCTGCCGCTGGAGCTCCTGGCGGCCGGCTCCAGCCTCAACATGATGCTCATGCAGTTCGGCGCGATCGTCGGACCGCTCGTGGCCGGTGCCCTCATCCCCTTCATCGGCTACTCGTGGCTCTACGCCCTCGACGCCGCACTGCTCATCCCGACGCTCGGCGCGGTGCTGGCGCTGCCCGCCCTGCCGCCGAAGGGAGACGTGCAGCGGGCGGGCTTCCGCTCGATCGTCGACGGCCTGGCCTACCTGCGCACCCAGCCGGTGCTCATGGTGGCGATGCTGCTCGACATCATCGCCATGACCTTCGGCATGCCGCGCGCCCTCTACCCGGAGATCGCGGCGGTGAGCTTCGGCGAACCCGGCGACGGCGGCATCATGCTGGCGCTCCTCTACTCCTCGATGGCGGCGGGCGCGGTGCTCGGCGGGCTGCTCTCCGGCTGGGTGTCGCGGGTGGTGCGTCAGGGCCTGGCGGTCATCGTGTGCATCATCGCGTGGGGTGCCGCCGTGGTCGTCGCCGGCGGTGCGGTGATGCTCAGCCCCGGCGCGGTGACGCTGTGGGCGTGGATGGTCATCCTCATGCTCGTCCTGGGCGGGGCGGCCGACATGTTCTCGGCGGCGCTGCGCACCGCGATCCTCCAGCAGTCGGCGGCGGAGCACGTGCAGGGCCGCATCCAGGGCGTCTACATCATCGTGGTCGTCGGTGGCCCGCGCATGGCGGACGTCCTGCACGGCTGGGCGGCCGCGCCGCTCGGCGTGGGCCTGACGACGCTGCTCGGCGGCGCCCTTGTCATCGTCGGCACGCTGGCGTGCGCGGTGCTGGTGCCGGGGTTCACGAACTACCTGAAGCCGGGGCCGCGGGACATCGCGAAGCAGGAACCCTAG
- a CDS encoding DUF885 domain-containing protein, with product MSADTKRSPSLLDASCEGFVYDLAALSPTDATAWGIPGFDGELQDFSPDYWEAIADRTREMIADVDAFDDGTDDSDDEDDFDEVDHVTAAVLRDRLCLDLDLHHHGEDLAQLNNIASPVQTIRDTLLLMPTDTPEQVDALRSRLSKVPAALAGYRESLAEAASHGHVAPVRQIDEVYSQCQDLVESPSLLEEIGLDRDAPEVDTAKQAFADMADWLSEHLATHAPHEDAVGRERYQRFSHLFVGDTVDLDEAYSWGLERLREIDAEQQAIARQLYGITDVRLAYRKLNEEPRYTLHGTDELLEWMQETADRAVADLHGTAFDIPEPVRTIEAKIDPAGTGGIFYTPPSDDFSRPGRMWWSVPAGQERFHTWQELTTVFHEGVPGHHLQIGQALVSPLNLWRRVACWNSGHGEGWALYAEQLMEELGYHEDPGTRMGLLDAQRLRAARVVLDIGVHLGKKIPEGTAVWDASYAKAFLRENTAMDEAVLRFELNRYLGWPGQAPSYALGQRLWEQTRDDAVAQGMTVAEFHSQALALGSIPMSILREQLLD from the coding sequence ATGAGTGCCGACACCAAGCGTTCGCCTTCGCTTCTCGACGCATCGTGCGAGGGATTCGTCTACGACCTGGCGGCGCTGTCCCCGACCGACGCCACCGCATGGGGCATCCCCGGGTTCGACGGCGAGCTGCAGGACTTCTCCCCCGACTACTGGGAGGCCATCGCCGACCGCACCCGTGAGATGATCGCCGACGTCGACGCCTTCGACGACGGCACCGACGACTCCGACGACGAGGACGACTTCGACGAGGTCGACCACGTCACCGCCGCCGTCCTCCGCGACCGGCTCTGCCTCGACCTGGACCTGCACCACCACGGCGAGGACCTCGCGCAGCTCAACAACATCGCCTCCCCGGTGCAGACCATCCGCGACACCCTGCTCCTCATGCCCACGGACACCCCGGAGCAGGTCGACGCCCTGCGTTCCCGCCTGTCCAAGGTGCCCGCCGCCCTGGCCGGTTACCGCGAGTCGCTCGCCGAAGCCGCCTCCCACGGCCACGTCGCCCCCGTCCGCCAGATCGACGAGGTGTACTCCCAGTGCCAGGACCTCGTCGAGTCGCCCTCCCTCCTGGAGGAGATCGGCCTCGACCGTGACGCCCCCGAGGTGGACACCGCCAAGCAGGCCTTCGCCGACATGGCCGACTGGCTGAGCGAGCACCTGGCCACCCACGCCCCGCACGAGGACGCCGTCGGCCGCGAACGCTACCAGCGCTTCTCCCACCTCTTCGTCGGCGACACCGTCGACCTCGACGAGGCCTACTCCTGGGGGCTCGAGCGACTCCGCGAGATCGACGCCGAGCAGCAGGCCATCGCCCGGCAGCTCTACGGCATCACCGACGTGCGCCTGGCCTACCGCAAACTCAACGAGGAGCCCCGCTACACCCTCCACGGCACCGACGAACTCCTGGAGTGGATGCAGGAGACCGCCGACCGCGCCGTCGCCGACCTCCACGGCACCGCCTTCGACATCCCCGAGCCGGTGCGCACCATCGAGGCGAAGATCGACCCCGCCGGCACCGGCGGCATCTTCTACACCCCGCCGTCGGACGACTTCTCCCGCCCCGGCCGCATGTGGTGGTCCGTCCCTGCAGGTCAGGAGCGTTTCCACACCTGGCAGGAGCTGACCACCGTCTTCCACGAGGGCGTGCCCGGCCACCACCTGCAGATCGGCCAGGCGCTCGTCTCGCCGCTCAACCTGTGGCGCCGCGTCGCGTGCTGGAACTCCGGCCACGGCGAGGGCTGGGCGCTCTACGCCGAGCAGCTCATGGAGGAGCTCGGCTACCACGAGGACCCCGGCACGCGCATGGGGCTTCTCGACGCCCAGCGTCTCCGCGCCGCCCGCGTCGTCCTCGACATCGGCGTCCACCTGGGCAAGAAGATCCCGGAGGGCACCGCCGTGTGGGACGCCAGCTACGCCAAGGCCTTCCTCCGGGAGAACACCGCCATGGATGAGGCCGTGCTGCGTTTCGAGCTCAACCGCTACCTCGGCTGGCCCGGCCAGGCGCCGTCCTACGCCCTCGGCCAGCGCCTCTGGGAGCAGACGCGTGACGACGCCGTCGCCCAGGGCATGACCGTCGCGGAGTTCCACTCCCAGGCCCTGGCGCTGGGGTCGATCCCGATGTCGATCCTGCGGGAGCAGCTGCTGGACTAG
- a CDS encoding ABC transporter permease has protein sequence MSAPAVPSAPSGRRASARRPFGRSRGSRGMGGTRRPHPLLLVLAFFTVAVVATPLVFLLGEALAAPVERITGALLRPRTWQLMTNTMLLTLGATGGALLIGVPTAFLLVRTNLVARRWWWVAAALPLAIPSYVAGLAWVSATPLRGYVGSVLVLVLVSTPYVTLPVAAALRRADTSIEDVARTLGLGPVRAFLTMTLPQIAPAAGAGALLVALYTISEFGVVAIMRYPALTPAVQTAFSGTFNRELAMVLSLMLVFLALLVVVAERALRRPVTALRVRGDAPPSVKLSRTGHILASTALGTVFLAAVGMPIAVLVQRLIISVAGREVEVARLLAAARTTVLLGFAGAVVATLLALPVGILAARQRTRLVGGLETATFLGHGLPGIVLGLSMVYLALKVAPALYQTMTLLVIAYGILYVPKAVGSVRTSVAQVPERLEDAARTLGRTPVQTWSEVTGRVAWPGIAAGAMLVALTVMKELPATLMMRPTGVDTLATRLWQLTDIAAYGGAAPYGLMLIAVAAIPALVLARQPGGSS, from the coding sequence ATGTCGGCCCCCGCTGTTCCATCCGCACCCTCCGGTCGTCGCGCATCCGCGCGTCGGCCGTTCGGTCGTTCCCGGGGTTCCCGCGGGATGGGCGGCACGCGTCGTCCGCACCCGCTGCTCCTCGTCCTCGCCTTCTTCACCGTCGCGGTGGTGGCCACCCCTCTGGTCTTCCTGCTCGGTGAGGCGCTGGCCGCCCCCGTCGAACGCATCACCGGCGCGCTGCTGCGCCCGCGCACGTGGCAGCTGATGACGAACACGATGCTGCTCACCCTCGGCGCCACCGGCGGGGCACTGCTCATCGGCGTGCCGACGGCCTTCCTGCTCGTGCGCACCAACCTCGTGGCCCGCCGCTGGTGGTGGGTGGCGGCCGCCCTGCCGCTGGCGATCCCCTCCTACGTCGCCGGCCTCGCGTGGGTGAGCGCCACCCCGCTGCGCGGTTACGTCGGTTCCGTGCTGGTGCTGGTGCTCGTGTCCACCCCGTACGTCACCCTCCCGGTGGCCGCCGCGCTGCGCCGCGCGGACACCTCCATCGAGGACGTCGCCCGCACCCTCGGCCTGGGTCCGGTTCGGGCGTTCCTCACCATGACGCTGCCGCAGATCGCCCCGGCCGCCGGGGCGGGTGCGCTGCTGGTGGCGCTGTACACGATCTCCGAGTTCGGCGTCGTCGCGATCATGCGCTACCCGGCGCTCACCCCGGCGGTGCAGACCGCCTTCTCCGGCACCTTCAACCGCGAGCTGGCGATGGTGCTCTCCCTCATGCTCGTGTTCCTCGCGCTGCTGGTGGTCGTCGCGGAGCGTGCTTTACGACGCCCCGTCACCGCCCTCCGCGTCCGCGGCGACGCCCCGCCGTCGGTCAAGCTCTCCCGCACCGGGCACATCCTGGCCTCCACGGCGCTGGGCACCGTGTTCCTGGCGGCCGTCGGCATGCCGATCGCCGTGCTGGTGCAGCGGCTGATCATCAGCGTCGCCGGCCGGGAGGTCGAGGTCGCACGCCTGTTGGCCGCGGCCCGGACGACGGTGCTGCTCGGTTTCGCGGGGGCGGTCGTGGCGACGCTGCTGGCCCTGCCGGTGGGCATCCTCGCCGCCCGGCAGCGCACCCGCCTGGTCGGCGGCCTGGAGACCGCCACCTTCCTCGGCCACGGACTGCCCGGCATCGTGCTCGGCCTGTCGATGGTCTACCTCGCCCTCAAGGTGGCGCCTGCGCTGTACCAGACGATGACGCTGCTGGTCATCGCCTACGGCATCCTCTACGTGCCCAAGGCCGTCGGCTCGGTCCGCACGTCGGTGGCGCAGGTGCCCGAACGTCTCGAGGACGCCGCCCGCACCCTGGGCCGCACCCCGGTGCAGACGTGGTCCGAGGTCACCGGCCGCGTTGCATGGCCGGGCATCGCCGCCGGTGCGATGCTGGTCGCGCTCACCGTGATGAAGGAACTCCCGGCCACATTGATGATGCGCCCGACGGGTGTCGATACCCTGGCCACGAGGCTGTGGCAGCTGACCGACATCGCCGCCTACGGTGGTGCCGCGCCCTACGGCCTCATGCTCATCGCCGTGGCCGCGATCCCGGCCCTGGTGCTGGCCCGTCAACCCGGAGGCTCCTCATGA
- a CDS encoding NAD-dependent deacylase: MATDQFASALALAREASRVEVFTGAGMSAESGLDTFRDAQTGLWTKVDPVAFASVDSWARDPEPMWAWYLWRGTVCRRAEPNPGHRAIADWSLLADVHVGVTTQNIDNLHERGGMDDVVHLHGSLFDYRCTICSRPWKGEVEFPDEPVARMAPPECPLCGNLVRPGVVWFGEQLPQDEWGRAEARMAAADLVVVVGTSGVVHPAAGLPLVAKHFGAKILEISPEETELSRIADVSWRTTAAQGLTQLVMGLTLDA, translated from the coding sequence ATGGCTACCGACCAGTTTGCTTCCGCTCTCGCCCTGGCCCGCGAGGCCTCCCGCGTGGAGGTCTTCACCGGTGCGGGCATGTCCGCCGAATCCGGACTCGACACGTTCCGCGACGCCCAGACGGGCCTGTGGACCAAGGTCGATCCGGTCGCCTTCGCCTCCGTCGACTCGTGGGCACGCGACCCCGAACCGATGTGGGCGTGGTACCTGTGGCGGGGCACCGTGTGCCGCCGCGCGGAGCCCAACCCGGGTCACCGGGCGATCGCCGACTGGTCCCTGCTTGCCGACGTCCACGTCGGCGTCACCACCCAGAACATCGACAACCTGCACGAACGCGGCGGCATGGACGATGTCGTGCACCTGCACGGCTCGCTCTTCGACTACCGCTGCACCATCTGCTCCCGCCCCTGGAAGGGCGAGGTGGAGTTCCCCGACGAGCCGGTCGCGCGGATGGCCCCGCCGGAGTGCCCGCTGTGCGGCAACCTGGTGCGCCCCGGCGTGGTGTGGTTCGGCGAACAGCTGCCCCAGGACGAGTGGGGTCGTGCCGAGGCCCGCATGGCGGCGGCCGACCTGGTGGTCGTGGTGGGCACGTCCGGGGTGGTGCACCCGGCGGCGGGGCTGCCGCTCGTCGCGAAGCATTTCGGGGCGAAGATCCTGGAGATCTCACCGGAGGAGACCGAACTCAGCCGCATCGCGGACGTCTCCTGGCGCACCACCGCAGCGCAGGGCCTGACGCAGCTGGTGATGGGCCTGACGCTGGACGCCTAG
- a CDS encoding TIGR00730 family Rossman fold protein produces MGLIFRPMTVDDHPSRAAALRDHPAHPLDFRPGRGDAGFVALDGGRPVGVIWAQFVAGPGHVADDIPEMMLHVAEGYRNIGLGARLIGLLADHGREQGWPGISLSVGEGSIARRLYGRTGFVDRAAAGTMLLNLSDRITSVAVYCGSSHGARPAYTQAARELGHELAARNLTLVYGGGAVGLMGEVADAVVEKRGSVTGVIPRQLVDRELAHPGLTRLEVVETMAQRKSRMEALADAFIALPGGAGTLEELFEVLTMQQLGHIRGPVALCNTEGFWDPQIAMLQRAVEEGFLRAKYVDCLVVADTPAAVLDAFTNWQAPGRKWD; encoded by the coding sequence ATGGGACTGATTTTCCGCCCGATGACCGTCGACGACCACCCTTCGCGCGCCGCAGCGCTGCGCGACCATCCGGCCCACCCGCTGGACTTCCGTCCCGGGCGCGGTGACGCCGGCTTCGTCGCCCTCGACGGCGGCCGTCCCGTCGGTGTCATCTGGGCCCAGTTCGTCGCCGGTCCGGGCCACGTCGCCGACGACATCCCCGAGATGATGCTCCACGTCGCCGAGGGGTACCGCAACATCGGACTCGGGGCCCGCCTCATCGGGCTGCTCGCCGACCACGGCCGGGAACAGGGCTGGCCCGGGATCAGCCTGTCCGTCGGGGAGGGCAGCATCGCCCGCCGTCTCTACGGGCGCACCGGCTTCGTCGACCGGGCGGCCGCCGGCACGATGCTGCTCAACCTCTCCGACCGCATCACCTCCGTCGCCGTGTACTGCGGTTCCTCCCACGGGGCGCGCCCGGCCTACACGCAGGCCGCCCGCGAACTCGGGCACGAACTGGCCGCCCGGAACCTCACCCTCGTGTACGGCGGCGGTGCCGTCGGGCTGATGGGGGAGGTGGCGGACGCGGTCGTCGAGAAGCGGGGGTCGGTGACGGGTGTCATCCCGCGCCAGCTCGTGGACCGCGAACTCGCACACCCCGGGCTGACCCGCCTGGAGGTCGTCGAGACGATGGCCCAGCGCAAGTCCCGCATGGAGGCCCTCGCCGACGCCTTCATCGCCCTGCCCGGCGGCGCCGGCACCCTCGAGGAGCTCTTCGAGGTGCTCACCATGCAGCAGCTCGGGCACATCCGCGGGCCCGTCGCCCTGTGCAACACCGAGGGGTTCTGGGACCCGCAGATCGCCATGCTGCAACGCGCCGTCGAGGAGGGCTTCCTCCGCGCCAAATACGTCGACTGCCTCGTCGTCGCCGACACCCCCGCCGCCGTGCTCGACGCCTTCACGAACTGGCAGGCGCCGGGCCGTAAATGGGACTGA